The Rhodohalobacter sp. 614A genomic interval AGAATGACACTGGAAATTCCAAGAGAAAAGCTATTGTAAACGTCATTCATAATCGATTCAAATTCGTTTAAATGACGCTTTAGCCGTCCCCCGAATTGTACTTCCATTTCGGGGTGATAAGAAGCCGGGTTCATGGAATCAATCAGGTCCTGGTACTCTTCAAACATATCTTCCAGGTAACGAATATCATTTTGCGAACCGGCAGGATATAGCGAAAGCAAAACAAGAGTACTGTCGACATTGACAGGATATTCAGAAGGAATCAAACTATCGTAGCTCTCTCTGAAATCATCTATCTCTTCAGAGCCTTCATCAGTTTCCTCCTCATCTTCAAAGTCATCCGTAAAATCTATAAAAAACGGGTTTGCTTCCTCCCTTGCCTTATCAATTTCCTGCTGTAAAAAATCTTCGATCTGTTGAAGTTCCGGGATTGTGGCAAGATAAAGGGCATTGTCTTTTAGAACATCCGTTTCCCGTTTTAGCTCTGCCCTGTTAAAATAGTTAATGTTTAATCTTGAATTGTGCAACTGAAGGCTGCTGTCCATCAGGGCATTTGCAAATTCCAGGTTTGCCTCAAAACTCGGTGATTTTATCCCGACTTTCATTTCAGTTTCGCCACCAGCTATTTCCTGCAGATGCTCAAGTGCTTGAACATTCGGGTGAGAATCCGGAAGAAGATTGGCAATATCTGTATCAATTTTCAATTGAAGGGCGTATATCCCTCCCAAAACAGCAAGCCCGATTGATATGATAAGTACCCAAAATGGATGACGGGTATTAAACTCAACAAGGGGTTGTAAAAATCGTATTAGTTTCTGCATCAATTTTTATGTGTACACAAGTAAATCACGTAAAATAAGTAATCTCTCACTTAAAAGTGATTTTGATTAAACTGTCCATTCAGTTTTCAACTTATATAATGAGCAGTAATTACTGCTAAAAAGTTCAAAGTTTTTTAAAATCATTTATCTTTAGAGAGTCATCTGCTAATACATAAAAATTTTAAAATAAATGACAAAGTCTCACTCAAGAAGAGCCATGAAAATTATCGGCATTATACTTCTTTGTTACGGAGTTCTTGTCGCTTCTCACAAAGGTGAATTTTGGCCCTTCAGTATTTATCCAATGTTTTCAAAAGCCGGAAATCCCTGGACAAGGGCAATCGTGCTGGATGTAACAAATACTCCTGATGATGAAATCTGGGAACCGAGTACTCTCTCCGACTTATCTGTTGAACCCATTGCTATTGGAAGCTATGGAGTTGACCAGATCGATTTTTCAAATTTCATCTCAAAAACTGAAAATTGGACAGAAAGCCGCCGAAATGCGCTCCGCACAATGTTTGGGCCCGGTAATATTGGTTCTGAACGATGGATGACAGCTAAAGTAAATGGCAGATTGGTTGGGGCAGATTCAGTTGTGGTTGTTATTCAACCTTTTCTTTTGGTTACTGCAGATTCCGTTTATGTAAATCCACGGCTTGAAGAATCAGATTATTTTAGAGGTGAGTAGTATGAAATGGTATGAAAAAATTGCAGATCAACTATTTGAACCCAATCGAAGTGTTTCTCCCGGGGAACTTTGGTTCTTCAAATTTTTTGAACTCTTTATCGTCTCGTATGTAATTAAATATGCCTGGGAATGGGGCTTTTATGCACAACTACGCAATTTCGAAGTTGTACTGCCCCTGGGGCTTGCCAACTATATCGATGTTTCGCTTTTCTTTCAAAATCAGCTTGCACTTGTTGTTGCCGGTTTGATAACCGTATTTGCCGTTCTGGCTTTCTTTCGCCTCGGTACAAAATGGATGTACCCCCTCGTGATGTTCCTTCTGCACATGCAATATGTGATCCGTTTTTCTCAGGGAGAAATCCCCCACAGTTCAAACCTGATCGGGATGGCCGTTTTCTGTTTTACAATCGGCGCTATTTTCTTTCCCGGCAAAAAGCAGATGCCCCGATTTGTTATGGGATCCATTATTTTCTTTGTAGGCTTGGGATATACATCCTCATTTATAGCCAAAATGATAGGCACCGGCATCCATTGGTTTGACGGCCGACATCTTTGGCTATGGATTAGCGAAAAAAGCATTGATATTCTTTCCAGGGAAGGAGTGTACAGCCCGAATTTTCTACAACAAATGGCTCTAAAAAGTACGGCCATAGCTTCTGTGATCCTGCTCTTCGGCTGGTTCACCGAAATGATTGGAGTAACCTTGTGGTGGAAAAAACTTCGTCCGTATACCGTCACACTTATCATCGGGATGCATCTGGGGATTACAATGACCATGAACATCCGGTTTGATGCATTCGTCATTCAATTGATTTTAATCGGCTATCCCTGGTATAAATTGCTCGACTCTGTTATCAAAACAACACCAGACTGGATCGAACGAACCATTTGATGACTGTTTGAAAAGTTCAGGGGCTATTCTTTCTTCTAAATAGAGATTTGATGCAAATATAGAGTACAACCAAAACAGCAAAGAAGAGGAAAATGGATTCATGAAGCATCAGGTCAGATTCTACAAGAAAAAATTTCTGAACGCTGATCCATTTCAGAATGGAGAAAAGAATTAAAATCGGAATAATAAACCAGGTTACCGATTTGTTTCTGGCTCTTTTTTCATCATATCCTGCCCAATTTTGAAAAATGGATTTGTTGGACTTATAAATTTGATCCCAATTTAAAAATGCTGCATAGGCCAAGAAATTTGGTAAAAATGAAATGTTTAGAAGCATCTTGGTCGAGAAGTGGAAGAGCACTGCAATAACAAGAAAAAACCTAAACCATTTCGATTTACGAATAGAAATCAAAAAACCAATTTCAAAAATAATGGTAATCCAGTCCAGAAATTCCCAAAAAATCTGGCTGTTTATCTGAATTGCATACCCGGCTAAATAGGCTTCCCGTTCATGGACAAAAAATTGGTTAAACAAATGAGCTTTCACAGCATGCGTGGATGGATCCAGCCAGCCTCCCAAAATCTTTGGCCAGCCTGAAGTAAACATCATAAACCCTATAAAAATAGATAACAGTACAAGGGGCCAGCTCTCAACAGGTCTCTCGGTTTTAATTTCCGGTGGCTTCATGGAATCGATAGAAAAACGATTCCCCCAATTTGTAAATGCCATCAAAATGGGACCCAATGGCACCAATACCTCATGATTGACCTTTCCAATGCTATAAATCAAACCTTGCAAAACGAGTATAAAAATCCCCGATGAAATAGACGCCCATTTTGTCTGATACCCTACGAGCATTGCAAATACGGAAAGCAGAGCAAGGCCATATAAAACCTGAAAGATGATAAATGAGGGAAATCCATCAAACAACATCATGGGGCCCGGCGGGGGATTATAAAAATCGGCCGGTAAAGAGGCCAGGTATTGGTAATGATCGAATCCCATTCCGGGAATCAAAAAAAACAGAATAAACAGAGAAGCAATGATTCGGTACAACCCGAGTCCCTCAGCAGACACCGTATACGTCTCAAATATCCAGCGTTCAAACGGTTTTAAATCTTTCTCTTTCATTATTTAGTAAAATCAATCACTCCGATCAGTTCCCGCTTCGTTGAGTCTGCCACCAAATTATCTCCCCCCGACTCCAGGAAATCAACGCTATGTACGATCTCCATACGGCCTACATCCTGTCCGGCAACTTTTTTGCTGTTCTCATAAAAAAACTCCTTTGCCCGGGGCGAGAACTCTTCCAATTCTTTTTGAGCAGGAAATAATGAACGCATCAATCCCGCAATTTGAGAACGAGGCAGTTCCGGGAAAAAACGGTATGGCTGTATACTTGTAATCTTTTCTCCCTGAGGATTATAAAACTCAAATCGAGTTTCCCGGATAAGATAATGATCCTGAATTTGATAGACATTTTTGAACCCCGGGAACACAAACGCCGGCCAGGGCTCTGCTTTGTAATATCCTAAAATGCCAACCAGAATGTATTGGAGAGGAAGAAAAATAAGGATGACTATAAAAATCTTTCGGACAGTCTTTTCACTCATTATCTATTGATTTCCTAACGCAGACTTTATCAATCTAAATCTATTTCTATAAGAAGGTTAAGGGAATAACACGGCATTGACAAACGCTAAGAAGGTACAATTTTAATTTTTCTTTCAGTAACAATTGTCTTTTTTAATCTGCATTGGATTATTTTCTGGTCAGACAGCCAAACGCTTTTTAATGAATAGTTTTGTTGATCTGGTAAGAACCTTTTACCTTGAAAAAGATTCTATTTTGTTTTACTTCTTTGGATTACTGCTTTTTTGGGATTCCTCTCTTATTCAAAATAATTTATAAAGCCGGGCGTCATTTTATACTTTCAATCTGAATGAAAAAAGTACTGCATTACAAGACAAATTTTCTGAACAAATCAGAGACTTTTATTGACCGCCTTGTCCAAAATCACCTTTCCTACCAGCCTATTGCCCTTTGTTATCGAAAAAGAGCCTTTACGGATAACATACGTGTCTTTGAGGTTCCCCAAAAAGGATTGGCATCGTGGATTAATTTTGCAGCTTTTCACAGTAATATGACGCTTCCTTTTTACAACCAGGTTTTAAGACAAGAAAAACCCGATCTGGTTCATGCACATTTTGGATACGATGCTGTGAAACTTATTAAAGCTACTCAAAAGTCTGGAATTCCACTCCTCACCAGTTTTTATGGCACAGACGTTTCAAGGTTACCATCCGAATTTGGGTGGAAACGGCGTTATCGAAAGCTTGCCGCCAATGCCGCACATTTTATCGCTGCCAGCGAATTCATGAAAAATCAGTTAATAAAACTTGGATTTCCTGAGGAGAAAATTTCGATTGTAAGGTTTGGTGTGGATTTAAATGGGGCAAATTTTAATGAATCCCTCCCTTCAACCCCCAAGGTTATGATGGTGGGACGAATGGTAGAAAAAAAAGGATTTGAATACGGAATACAGGCCATATCCAATCTTAGGGAAAAGGGTATAAAACCTATTGTTAATATCTACGGATATGGCCCCGGCATGAAGGGGCTGAAGGATCTCACAAAAAAATCAGGTCTTTTGGAGCAGGTTCATTTTCATGGATATCAACCCGTGGAAAGAATTCTTGAGGCTCACCATCAGCACAGCCTGTTACTGGCGCCAAGCATAACGGCAAAAGACGGTGACATGGAAGGATTGCCGAACACGATCCTGGAAGCAATGGCACAAGGCACACCGGTTGTTACCACAAGACACGCGGCCATTCCCGAAGTGATAGAAGACAAAAAAACCGGCTTTCTCGTAAATGAAAGAGATGCGGACGGCCTTGCAGATATCATGGAAAAAATCTTTCGGAATGAATTCGACCTCAACCAGATTCGCCATAAAGCCAGGAAAACAATTGAAGAAGCATATAGTATTCAACAAATGGTTCGGAACGTTGAAGCCATTTATGATAAAATAAACATCAATGATTGATTTCTTCTGCCTGAAGTTTTCTTTCGAAGAAAAAATTCAACCTCTTTTTTTCATCTTTTTTTAAGATCTCCTGAACAGTATCAGTAAACTGTTTTCCGGAATTTAACTGCACCCTGTTTTCAGCTTCATCATCCATTAAAAAAATGTGGAAGTTTTTCTCGAGAGTTGAATATAAAGACTGATAATTTCCTCCGGCACTTAAAATGATCTCGGGATGAAATTCAAGAATAATTGCTCCTACTTTATTCTCTGACAACATTTTTTCCATTCCTTGCAAAACAAGCAACTCAGCACCCTCTACATCAATCTTAATTAAATTGATTTCTCTTTTTTCCAGATATGTCAT includes:
- a CDS encoding glycosyltransferase, with amino-acid sequence MKKVLHYKTNFLNKSETFIDRLVQNHLSYQPIALCYRKRAFTDNIRVFEVPQKGLASWINFAAFHSNMTLPFYNQVLRQEKPDLVHAHFGYDAVKLIKATQKSGIPLLTSFYGTDVSRLPSEFGWKRRYRKLAANAAHFIAASEFMKNQLIKLGFPEEKISIVRFGVDLNGANFNESLPSTPKVMMVGRMVEKKGFEYGIQAISNLREKGIKPIVNIYGYGPGMKGLKDLTKKSGLLEQVHFHGYQPVERILEAHHQHSLLLAPSITAKDGDMEGLPNTILEAMAQGTPVVTTRHAAIPEVIEDKKTGFLVNERDADGLADIMEKIFRNEFDLNQIRHKARKTIEEAYSIQQMVRNVEAIYDKININD